In the Hippoglossus stenolepis isolate QCI-W04-F060 chromosome 14, HSTE1.2, whole genome shotgun sequence genome, one interval contains:
- the ap1m3 gene encoding adaptor related protein complex 1 subunit mu 3, with the protein MSASAIFILDLKGKVLICRNYMGNMDMNQIDHFMPILMKREEEAEITPLVCHGSTHFLWLKHSNLYLVAMTKKNANAALVYAFLYKIIQVFKEYFKELEEESIRDNFVMVYELMDEVMDFGFPQTTDSKILQEYITQQGHKLEVGAPRPPATVTNAVSWRSEGIKYRKNEVFMDVIESVNLLVNANGSVLSSEILGTIKLRVVLSGMPELRLGLNDKVLFEITGREKSKTVELEDVKFHQCVRLSRFENDRTISFIPPDGESELMSYRLNTTVKPLIWIESVIEKYSHSRVEIKVKARSQFKSRSTANNVAIMVPVPSDADSPKFKTSTGSAKWVPEKSMVQWNIKSFSGGKEYLMRAHFGLPSVDSEELEGKRPITVNFEIPYFTVSGIQVRYLKIIEKSGYHALPWVRYITQSGDYQLRTN; encoded by the exons ATGTCCGCGTCCGCGATCTTCATCCTGGACCTGAAGGGGAAG GTGCTGATCTGCCGTAACTACATGGGGAACATGGACATGAACCAGATCGACCACTTCATGCCCATCCtgatgaagagggaggaagaggctgaGATTACGCCGCTGGTCTGCCATGGCTCCACACACTTCCTCTGGCTCAAACACAGCAACCTTTACC TGGTGGCGATGACCAAGAAGAACGCCAACGCTGCTCTCGTTTACGCCTTTCTTTATAAAATAAtccag gtaTTTAAGGAGTACTttaaggagctggaggaggagagcattCGGGACAACTTTGTGATGGTGTATGAGCTGATGGACGAAGTGATGGACTTCGGCTTCCCTCAGACGACCGACAGCAAGATCCTGCAAGA GTACATCACCCAGCAGGGTCACAAATTAGAGGTCGGCGCTCCTCGGCCTCCGGCCACCGTCACCAACGCCGTGTCCTGGCGGTCCGAGGGCATCAAGTACAGGAAGAACGAAGTTTTCATGGACGTCATCGAGTCTGTGAATCTGCTG GTGAATGCCAACGGCAGCGTCCTGAGCAGTGAAATATTGGGCACCATAAAGCTCCGAGTGGTCCTGTCGGGGATGCCTGAACTCAGACTGGGCCTCAATGACAAAGTGCTGTTTGAAATCACAGGCA gagagaagagcaagacagtggagctggaggacgTGAAGTTTCACCAGTGCGTCCGTTTGTCACGTTTCGAGAACGACCGCACCATTTCCTTCATCCCACCTGACGGCGAGAGCGAGCTCATGTCGTACCGCCTTAACACAACA gTGAAGCCTCTTATATGGATCGAGAGCGTGATTGAGAAGTACTCTCACAGCCGTGTGGAGATCAAGGTGAAG GCTCGGAGTCAGTTTAAGAGTCGCTCCACTGCCAACAACGTGGCCATCATGGTGCCGGTGCCCAGTGATGCTGACTCGCCCAAGTTCAAGACCAGCACGGGCAGCGCCAAGTGGGTCCCCGAGAAGAGCATGGTGCAGTGGAACATCAAGTCTTTCTCG ggtggTAAGGAGTACTTGATGCGGGCCCACTTTGGGCTCCCCAGCGTGGACAgcgaggagctggaggggaaGAGACCGATCACAGTTAACTTTGAGATCCCTTATTTCACTGTGTCTGGAATTCAG GTGCGATACCTGAAGATCATAGAGAAGAGCGGTTACCACGCCTTGCCGTGGGTGCGCTACATTACACAAAGTGGAG
- the c14h1orf210 gene encoding type III endosome membrane protein TEMP — protein sequence MELSSNGSFSTPTPTTAFNETRPTDKYTNHNWEFLAAVLGTAIFISIAIALLAKCHVVQRYLASYRHTRLREADTVSQLDPSGLDVGFRMHSGRGENPHCVPPVIEEDDDGFIEDNYIPASERARAERAAEIMEDTEEEMDEIEFTIA from the exons ATGGAACTATCATCAAATGGCAGTTTCTCTACACCGACACCAACCACAGCATTCAATG AAACAAGACCGACAGACAAATACACCAATCACAACTGGGAGTTCCTGGCGGCCGTCCTGGGAACAGCCATCTTTATCTCCATCGCCATCGCCCTCCTGGCTAAATGCCACGTTGTCCAGCGTTACCTGGCCAGCTACCGGCACACACGGCTGAGGGAGGCGGACACGGTCAGCCAGTTAGATCCgtcag GCCTTGACGTTGGGTTCAGGATGCACAGTGGTCGTGGAGAGAACCCTCACTGTGTCCCTCCCGTGATCGAGGAAGACGACGACGGCTTCATCGAGGACAACTACATCCCGGCCAGCGAGCGAGCGAGGGCAGAGCGAGCAGCGGAGATCATGGAGgacactgaggaggagatggacgaGATTGAATTCACCATCGCTTAG